A stretch of the Fusobacterium varium genome encodes the following:
- the thiH gene encoding thiamine biosynthesis protein ThiH yields MSYYDELVKWKDFDFENYFSSVADDDIRESIKKDKLSVYDYLNLLSPKAQNHLEEMAVKATKLTRQHFGNVIGLYLPIYVSNYCTSNCVYCGFSKKNHIKRRHMKYEEIEHEAQEIVKTGIGNILLLTGEAKGLVDKEYLKGGIDVLKKYFSSVSIEVMPLDEEDYRYLVEDGLDGLTVYQETYDETRYEQVHLSGEKRNFKYRLDTPERGAKAGIRTIGIGALLGLGGIRSDAFKTGLHLKYLIENYPNSEFSISFPRVNEAEGNLKDSYAVDDLTFVQILLANRIFQPKAGITLSTRESAMMRDNIVALGVTKFSAGSKTEVGGYSHENESTAQFDITDNRNVEEIVKAIRERGLEVVYKDWETLV; encoded by the coding sequence GTGAGTTACTATGATGAACTTGTAAAATGGAAAGATTTTGATTTTGAAAATTATTTTTCTAGTGTTGCAGATGATGATATAAGGGAAAGTATAAAAAAAGATAAATTAAGTGTTTATGATTATTTGAATCTTCTTTCTCCTAAAGCACAAAATCATCTGGAAGAAATGGCAGTAAAAGCTACAAAACTTACAAGACAGCATTTTGGAAATGTAATAGGGCTGTATCTTCCTATATATGTTTCTAATTATTGTACAAGCAATTGTGTTTATTGTGGTTTTTCAAAAAAAAATCATATAAAAAGAAGACATATGAAATATGAAGAAATAGAACATGAAGCACAGGAAATAGTTAAGACAGGAATAGGAAATATACTTCTTCTTACAGGAGAGGCAAAAGGATTAGTAGATAAAGAATATCTTAAAGGGGGAATAGATGTATTAAAAAAATATTTTTCATCTGTTTCAATAGAAGTAATGCCTTTGGATGAAGAAGACTACAGATATTTAGTAGAAGATGGATTAGATGGGCTTACAGTATATCAGGAAACATATGATGAAACAAGATATGAACAAGTACATCTTTCTGGAGAGAAAAGAAATTTTAAATATCGTTTAGATACACCTGAGAGAGGGGCAAAAGCAGGAATTAGAACAATTGGAATAGGTGCTCTTCTTGGATTGGGAGGAATTAGAAGTGATGCCTTTAAAACAGGGCTGCATTTAAAATATCTTATAGAAAATTATCCTAACAGTGAATTCAGCATATCTTTTCCCAGAGTAAATGAAGCAGAGGGAAATCTAAAAGACAGCTATGCTGTAGATGATTTAACTTTTGTACAGATTCTTCTTGCTAATAGAATATTTCAGCCAAAAGCCGGAATAACTCTTTCAACTAGAGAGAGTGCTATGATGAGAGATAATATTGTAGCTTTGGGAGTAACAAAATTTTCTGCTGGCTCAAAAACAGAAGTTGGAGGTTATTCTCATGAAAATGAATCTACTGCTCAATTTGATATAACTGATAATAGAAATGTAGAGGAAATAGTGAAAGCTATAAGAGAAAGAGGACTGGAAGTAGTGTATAAAGATTGGGAGACATTAGTATGA